In Bombus huntii isolate Logan2020A chromosome 3, iyBomHunt1.1, whole genome shotgun sequence, a single genomic region encodes these proteins:
- the LOC126864099 gene encoding nuclear factor 1 X-type isoform X4: MDEFHPFIEALLPFVKSFSYTWFNLQAAKRRYYKKHEKRMSLEEERQCKEELQNEKLEVKQKWASRLLGKLRKDITQEYREDFVLSITGKRPAMCVLSNPDQKGKMRRIDCLRQADKVWRLDLVMVILFKAIPLESTDGERLEKTAECAQPGLCVNPYHINVSVRELDLYLANFITSHEVLNGICNASKEEERRRKGAGYHELYNGVVCNDTILATGVFSSKELWMLSKASILHDLSDMQPQINAIKIEHPPYYCSSYTPPSAATAADHAQPAASFSPPPVHQLIRNDKTEKPPTVSVSSAPTFSPVLRPEDGHRGMDSPHSQTGLHSPHEGLAGGSGQSMSGLAYYQPEHPASTGVVKYPENGHDTLSDFVTFVCQEAENTQQLPQAQLAGPRTGIQKFSQYYPSSMLPPPPPAPMARPVAIIRSTGELTATNSNSPPTSSTSPTDPAELASNQEQMAAAAAVGLVSSGCQSSVDPAGRKSPARILVTAPHTSREYTFAHFHSQPGQQIFTYPTISSMSGVISPTNLSLFSSPVSVTRPVATQRSVSNVPPRWNTAPFINLEDDYNMIAPIITGTASEPPSTMDEDRYFHPVHASSVVDKSGAGNLMGTDLGVATDPTSHHHQQQSQQAQQQPQQQPQQQQPPPQQQQQPQQQQQQQVMQDKSGRPKSPP; this comes from the exons AACGAGAAGCTGGAAGTAAAACAGAAATGGGCCTCGCGGCTTTTAGGCAAGTTACGAAAGGATATCACGCAGGAGTACAGGGAAGACTTCGTACTGAGTATCACGGGGAAAAGGCCAGCAATGTGTGTCCTGAGTAATCCTGACCAGAAGGGTAAAATGCGTCGTATCGACTGCCTGCGTCAAGCCGATAAG GTATGGAGGTTGGACCTAGTAATGGTGATCCTCTTCAAGGCAATTCCGTTGGAGTCGACGGACGGGGAACGGCTGGAGAAGACTGCGGAATGTGCTCAGCCGGGCCTCTGCGTCAACCCCTATCACATCAACGTCTCCGTCCGGGAACTCGATCTCTACCTCGCCAATTTTATCACCAGCCACG AGGTCCTAAATGGCATCTGCAACGCGAGCAAGGAGGAAGAGAGGCGGCGAAAAG GTGCAGGCTACCACGAACTATATAACGGTGTTGTCTGCAATGACACGATCCTAGCGACAGGTGTCTTCAGCTCCAAGGAGCTCTGGATGCTTTCAAAAG CGTCCATACTGCATGACCTCAGCGACATGCAGCCTCAAATAAACGCGATCAAAATAGAGCACCCGCCGTACTACTGCAGCAGCTACACCCCTCCGTCCGCAGCCACGGCCGCGGATCATGCTCAGCCAGCGGCTAGCTTCA GCCCACCACCGGTGCATCAGCTCATAAGGAACGACAAGACTGAAAAGCCCCCTACGGTTTCCGTATCGAGTGCGCCGACATTCTCGCCGGTGCTCAGGCCAGAGGATGGTCACCGTGGAATGGATTCTCCGCACTCGCAGACGG GATTGCACTCTCCGCACGAAGGACTGGCCGGTGGTTCCGGTCAAAGTATGTCCGGACTTGCCTACTACCAACCGGAGCACCCTGCCTCCACGGGAGTGGTCAAGTATCCCGAGAACGGTCACGACACCCTGTCGGATTTCGTGACGTTCGTCTGCCAGGAGGCCGAGAATACTCAACAACTGCCCCAG GCGCAGCTAGCCGGACCCCGCACTGGCATACAAAAGTTCTCACAGTATTATCCGAGCTCGATGCTTCCGCCACCACCTCCGGCCCCGATGGCGAGGCCTGTCGCCATTATAAGGTCGACGGGCGAGCTGACGGCTACGAACTCGAACTCGCCCCCCACTTCGTCCACCTCGCCCACGGACCCAGCCGAACTGGCATCCAATCAGGAGCAAATGGCTGCTGCGGCAGCGGTCGGACTGGTCAGTTCCGGTTGCCAGAGCTCCGTCGACCCAGCCGGAAGAAAGAGCCCTGCGAGGATCCTCGTCACCGCGCCACACACCAGCCGGGAATACACCTTTGCTCACTTTCACTCTCAACCTGGACAG CAAATATTCACGTATCCTACCATCAGTTCGATGTCAGGGGTTATCTCCCCGACGAACCTCTCCTTATTTTCGTCGCCAGTTTCGGTGACAAGGCCGGTGGCCACCCAGAGATCGGTCTCCAACGTGCCACCTCGCTGGAACACCGCGCCGTTCATTAATCTCGAGGACGATTACAACATGATTGCTCCGATCATCACCGGGACTGCCAGCGAACCGCCTTCCACCATGGACGAAG ACCGATACTTCCACCCGGTGCATGCGAGCAGCGTGGTGGACAAGAGCGGCGCTGGTAACTTGATGGGCACAGATCTGGGCGTGGCGACGGACCCGACATCGCACCACCACCAACAACAGTCCCAGCAAGCTCAGCAACAGCCTCAGCAGCAACCTCAACAACAACAACCGCCACcgcagcagcaacagcaaccgcagcaacagcagcagcaacaagTGATGCAGGACAAGAGCGGCAGACCGAAATCTCCCCCGTGA